The following proteins come from a genomic window of Blastococcus sp. HT6-30:
- a CDS encoding DUF998 domain-containing protein — MPNRLRWGALTWVLTLQFFVVEAVAQARYAGPYSRVDDVISALGASDSPARQLMNASFVVQAALILGGALLLRPALRGSASRAVPVLLGVAALGVLLVGVFPTDGNGTLHAIGAVLYLVGGGLGLVTLAYAVRPRSEALGTTVVLLGMVAVATTIFVLTGVTGFLGEGGTERAAAYPLPLALALTGGTLWWLARRGDAAPDGSVLRRERAREQARRSEEARARDAALEAAAGRGATASRTGHTAPAGTRARGTGPEDAEPGDVDPEDPWAPAPQGR, encoded by the coding sequence ATGCCCAACCGCCTCCGCTGGGGCGCCCTCACCTGGGTGCTGACCCTCCAGTTCTTCGTCGTGGAGGCCGTCGCCCAGGCCCGCTACGCCGGCCCCTACTCCCGTGTCGACGACGTGATCAGCGCGCTGGGCGCGAGCGACTCGCCCGCCCGGCAGCTGATGAACGCCTCCTTCGTGGTGCAGGCCGCGCTCATCCTGGGTGGCGCCCTGCTGCTGCGTCCCGCGCTGCGCGGCAGCGCGTCCCGGGCGGTGCCGGTGCTCCTGGGGGTGGCCGCGCTGGGCGTGCTGCTGGTCGGCGTCTTCCCGACCGACGGCAACGGCACGCTGCACGCGATCGGCGCCGTCCTGTACCTGGTGGGCGGCGGGCTCGGCCTGGTCACGCTCGCCTACGCCGTCCGGCCCCGGTCCGAGGCGCTGGGCACCACCGTGGTCCTGCTGGGCATGGTGGCCGTCGCCACGACCATCTTCGTCCTGACCGGGGTCACCGGATTCCTCGGGGAAGGCGGCACGGAACGCGCCGCGGCCTATCCGCTGCCGCTCGCGCTGGCCCTGACCGGCGGCACGCTGTGGTGGCTCGCCCGGCGCGGCGACGCGGCGCCGGACGGGTCGGTACTGCGCCGGGAGCGGGCCCGGGAGCAGGCCCGCCGGTCGGAGGAGGCGCGCGCCCGCGACGCGGCGCTGGAGGCCGCCGCGGGCCGCGGTGCGACGGCGTCCCGCACCGGGCACACCGCACCGGCGGGGACCCGGGCCCGCGGCACCGGGCCCGAGGACGCCGAGCCGGGCGACGTCGACCCGGAGGACCCCTGGGCGCCCGCGCCCCAGGGCCGGTGA
- the malQ gene encoding 4-alpha-glucanotransferase, whose amino-acid sequence MTKPTTDDWGIDASWLDALDEEHQVAQETIERLRAVIGEPPADLEERAPIVARPGDPLEVDEADVVCEDGEVRHIDGELPEDFPLGYHWLQSPEGRRRRLIVSPGRCWLPDDRAWGWAVQLYAARGRDSWGIGDLGDLRTIRQMATEQGAGFLLINPLHAVAPIAAQEASPYLPATRRFRNPIYLRVDEVPGADGVDVEADAGRALSDGALIDRDAIWARKREVLMRIFFAHGGGEAFARWREEQGRTLQDWATWAAITEEHGADWHTWPDELRRPDGPGVAAYAEQHGAVVAFHAWLQWALELQFTAATDGMTVIQDLPIGFAGGGADAWSWQEVLADGVSVGAPPDAFNSAGQDWGSPPLIPWRLRDADYEPFVQSIRATMAGAGGLRIDHVMGLFRLWWVPSDGSAADGAYVRYPAEDLLNIVALESHRAQALVVGEDLGTVEEGVREAMAEHGVLSYRLLWFEDDAPAEWPAEAMAAITTHDLPTVAGLWTEADVDEQREHGTGTDEELERGRNSLLAHLPGLSDDATVEQAVEQAHALLATAPSLLLSATLDDAVGEQRRPNMPGADDRPNWSLPLPVLVEDLPAHPLLQTVARTLTEGLGSD is encoded by the coding sequence GTGACGAAGCCGACGACCGACGACTGGGGCATCGATGCGAGCTGGCTGGACGCGCTCGACGAGGAGCACCAGGTAGCGCAGGAGACCATCGAGAGGCTGCGGGCGGTCATCGGTGAGCCGCCGGCCGACCTCGAGGAGCGGGCGCCCATCGTCGCCCGCCCCGGTGACCCGCTCGAGGTGGACGAGGCCGACGTCGTCTGCGAGGACGGCGAGGTGCGGCACATCGACGGCGAGCTGCCGGAGGACTTCCCCCTCGGCTACCACTGGCTGCAGTCGCCGGAGGGACGCCGCCGCCGGCTGATCGTGTCGCCGGGCCGCTGCTGGCTGCCCGACGACCGCGCCTGGGGCTGGGCGGTGCAGCTGTACGCCGCCCGCGGTCGGGACAGCTGGGGCATCGGCGACCTGGGCGACCTGCGGACCATCCGGCAGATGGCCACCGAGCAGGGCGCGGGCTTCCTGCTGATCAACCCGCTGCACGCGGTCGCGCCGATCGCCGCGCAGGAGGCCAGCCCCTACCTGCCGGCCACCCGCCGGTTCCGCAACCCGATCTACCTGCGGGTCGACGAGGTGCCCGGCGCGGACGGCGTCGACGTGGAGGCCGACGCGGGCCGCGCCCTGTCCGACGGCGCCCTGATCGACCGCGACGCCATCTGGGCACGCAAGCGCGAGGTGCTCATGCGCATCTTCTTCGCCCACGGTGGCGGGGAGGCCTTCGCCCGCTGGCGGGAGGAGCAGGGGCGCACGCTGCAGGACTGGGCCACCTGGGCGGCGATCACCGAGGAGCACGGCGCCGACTGGCACACCTGGCCCGACGAGCTGCGCCGCCCCGACGGGCCGGGCGTCGCCGCCTACGCCGAGCAGCACGGCGCGGTCGTGGCCTTCCACGCCTGGCTGCAGTGGGCGCTGGAGCTGCAGTTCACCGCGGCCACCGACGGGATGACGGTCATCCAGGACCTGCCGATCGGCTTCGCCGGCGGCGGCGCCGACGCCTGGTCGTGGCAGGAGGTGCTCGCCGACGGCGTGAGCGTCGGCGCGCCGCCGGACGCGTTCAACTCCGCCGGGCAGGACTGGGGCTCTCCCCCGCTGATCCCGTGGCGGCTGCGCGACGCCGACTACGAGCCGTTCGTCCAGTCGATCCGCGCCACCATGGCCGGGGCCGGCGGCCTGCGCATCGACCACGTCATGGGGCTGTTCCGGCTGTGGTGGGTGCCGTCGGACGGCAGCGCGGCCGACGGCGCCTACGTCCGCTATCCCGCCGAGGACCTGCTCAACATCGTCGCCTTGGAGAGCCACCGCGCACAGGCGCTGGTGGTCGGCGAAGACCTGGGCACCGTCGAGGAGGGCGTCCGCGAGGCCATGGCCGAGCACGGGGTGCTCTCCTACCGGTTGCTGTGGTTCGAGGACGACGCCCCCGCGGAGTGGCCGGCCGAGGCGATGGCGGCGATCACCACCCACGACCTGCCGACGGTGGCGGGGCTGTGGACCGAGGCGGACGTCGACGAGCAGCGCGAGCACGGCACGGGTACCGACGAGGAGCTCGAGCGCGGTCGCAACTCGCTGCTGGCGCACCTGCCGGGGCTCTCCGACGACGCCACGGTCGAGCAGGCCGTGGAGCAGGCGCACGCCCTGCTGGCGACGGCGCCGTCGCTGCTGCTGTCGGCGACGCTGGACGACGCCGTCGGGGAGCAGCGCCGGCCGAACATGCCCGGCGCCGACGACCGGCCCAACTGGTCGCTGCCGCTGCCCGTGCTCGTCGAGGACCTGCCGGCGCACCCGCTGCTGCAGACGGTCGCCCGCACCCTCACCGAGGGCCTCGGCAGCGACTGA
- the hrpB gene encoding ATP-dependent helicase HrpB — translation MLPPPGIPGTDLPVRFALPALSGALAAAGAAVLLSPPGTGKTTLVPLALAGTVPGRVVVAEPRRVAARAAARRMAALLGEPVGGRIGYSVRGESRRSAATRVEVVTTGLLVRRLQADPELPGVDAVLLDECHERHLDTDLALAFCVDVRDALRPGLRLLATSATAEAQRLAALLGRNGEPAPVVEAPGALHDVDVLWAPPTTPVDPPHGMRVDPRLLGHVAAVVRRALAERAGDVLVFLPGAGEISTVAGQLGGVGADVLVLHGRLPAAAQDAALRPGRRRRIVLATALAESSLTVPGVRVVVDAGLSRVPRADLSRGLGSLVTVRASRASVTQRAGRAGREAPGAVYRCWTAAEHDRLPAHDTPEVATADLTAFALELACWGAPEGGGLGLLDAPPSAALLVAGRTLRAIGAVDDDGRATGRGRALTAAGVHPRLARALLDGAPLIGRRRAAEVVALLSADVAVRGDDLTATWRALRSGADRGATSRWREEVARLERATADAAAPRLPDDTAAGLVVGLAHPERLARRRPGTTGTYLMAAGTGAELAPGTELTGAPWLAVAVADRAPGRRDARVRSAVAIDEATALDAAGALHEDRDEVSWRDGDVRSARVERLGAIVLAERPTGVPDPAAVAAAIAEGLRLEGLGLLRWTPAARRLRERLAAAHAGLGDPWPAVDDAALLATIDVSGARSRADLSRVDVVAALRALVPWRVAGELDAVVPDTVTVPTGSRIRVDYTDPEVPTLSVRLQEVFGWAAAPRVAGRPLRLQLLSPAQRPVATTADLAGFWTTGYPAVRSELRGRYPRHPWPEHPATAPATKRATSRARPRG, via the coding sequence GTGCTGCCACCACCGGGGATCCCGGGCACCGACCTGCCGGTGCGCTTCGCACTCCCCGCGCTGTCCGGCGCGCTCGCCGCGGCCGGTGCCGCCGTGCTCCTGTCGCCGCCGGGAACCGGGAAGACGACGCTCGTGCCCCTCGCCCTGGCCGGCACGGTGCCCGGGCGCGTCGTCGTCGCCGAGCCCCGCCGCGTCGCCGCCCGGGCCGCCGCGCGCCGGATGGCGGCCCTGCTGGGCGAGCCGGTCGGCGGTCGGATCGGGTACAGCGTCCGCGGGGAGAGCCGGCGCAGCGCCGCCACGCGCGTCGAGGTGGTCACCACCGGTCTGCTGGTCCGCCGCCTGCAGGCCGATCCGGAGTTGCCCGGGGTGGACGCCGTGCTGCTGGACGAGTGCCACGAACGGCACCTGGACACCGACCTCGCGCTCGCCTTCTGCGTGGACGTCCGGGACGCGCTGCGCCCGGGCCTGCGGCTGCTGGCCACGTCGGCGACGGCCGAGGCGCAGCGGCTGGCCGCCCTGCTCGGGAGGAACGGGGAGCCGGCCCCCGTCGTCGAGGCCCCCGGGGCGCTGCACGACGTCGATGTCCTCTGGGCGCCGCCCACCACCCCGGTCGATCCACCGCACGGCATGCGGGTCGACCCCCGCCTGCTGGGGCACGTCGCCGCGGTCGTCCGCCGGGCGTTGGCGGAGCGGGCCGGCGACGTGCTCGTCTTCCTGCCCGGTGCCGGCGAGATCAGCACGGTGGCCGGGCAGCTCGGCGGGGTCGGCGCCGACGTACTGGTGCTGCACGGCCGGCTGCCGGCCGCGGCGCAGGACGCTGCACTGCGACCGGGGCGCCGCCGCCGGATCGTCCTGGCGACGGCGCTGGCGGAGAGCAGCCTCACCGTGCCGGGGGTCCGCGTCGTCGTCGACGCCGGGTTGTCCCGGGTGCCGCGAGCCGACCTGTCCCGCGGCCTCGGCTCGCTGGTCACCGTCCGCGCCTCGCGGGCGTCGGTCACCCAGCGAGCCGGCCGGGCCGGCCGGGAGGCACCCGGCGCGGTCTACCGCTGCTGGACCGCCGCCGAGCACGACCGGCTCCCCGCCCACGACACGCCGGAGGTCGCCACCGCCGACCTCACCGCCTTCGCCCTGGAGCTGGCGTGCTGGGGTGCGCCGGAGGGGGGCGGCCTCGGCCTCCTCGACGCTCCCCCGTCCGCCGCCCTGCTCGTGGCCGGGCGGACGCTGCGGGCGATCGGCGCGGTGGACGACGACGGCCGGGCGACCGGCCGGGGGCGCGCGCTGACGGCGGCCGGGGTGCACCCGCGGTTGGCCCGCGCGCTGCTCGACGGCGCCCCGCTGATCGGCCGTCGCCGCGCCGCCGAGGTGGTCGCACTCCTCTCCGCGGACGTCGCCGTCCGCGGAGACGACCTGACCGCGACCTGGCGGGCGCTGCGCTCGGGTGCCGACCGCGGCGCCACCTCCCGCTGGCGGGAGGAGGTGGCCCGCCTCGAGCGGGCCACCGCGGACGCCGCCGCGCCCCGCCTGCCCGACGACACCGCCGCCGGCCTGGTGGTCGGCCTGGCCCACCCCGAGCGGCTCGCCCGGCGCCGGCCGGGGACCACCGGCACCTACCTCATGGCCGCCGGCACCGGCGCCGAGCTGGCACCGGGGACCGAGCTGACCGGTGCGCCCTGGCTGGCTGTCGCGGTCGCCGACCGGGCCCCCGGCCGGCGGGACGCCCGGGTGCGGTCGGCCGTGGCGATCGACGAGGCGACCGCCCTCGACGCCGCCGGCGCGCTCCACGAGGACCGGGACGAGGTGTCCTGGCGCGACGGCGACGTCCGCAGCGCCCGCGTGGAACGGCTGGGCGCGATCGTCCTGGCCGAGCGCCCGACGGGCGTGCCCGACCCGGCCGCCGTGGCGGCGGCGATCGCCGAGGGGCTGCGGCTGGAGGGCCTCGGGCTGCTCCGCTGGACACCCGCGGCACGACGGCTGCGCGAGCGCCTGGCGGCGGCGCACGCCGGCCTCGGGGACCCGTGGCCCGCCGTCGACGACGCAGCCCTGCTCGCCACGATCGACGTCTCCGGTGCCCGGAGCCGGGCCGACCTGTCCCGGGTGGACGTCGTCGCGGCGCTCCGGGCGCTGGTCCCCTGGCGCGTGGCCGGCGAGCTGGACGCCGTCGTCCCCGACACCGTGACGGTGCCCACCGGTTCGCGGATCCGCGTCGACTACACCGATCCGGAGGTGCCGACCCTCTCGGTGCGGCTCCAGGAGGTGTTCGGCTGGGCGGCGGCGCCGCGGGTCGCCGGCCGGCCGCTGCGGCTGCAGCTGCTCTCCCCCGCGCAGCGGCCGGTGGCCACCACCGCCGACCTCGCCGGCTTCTGGACCACCGGGTACCCCGCCGTCCGCAGCGAGCTCCGTGGCCGCTATCCCCGGCACCCCTGGCCGGAGCACCCGGCGACCGCACCGGCCACGAAGCGGGCAACGTCACGGGCGCGACCTCGCGGCTGA
- a CDS encoding TIGR03885 family FMN-dependent LLM class oxidoreductase: protein MPVIGFHNSHEQVHPSVLLDAVRHAEEVGFTAAMCSDHLTPWNPRQGESGFAWSWLGAAMATTSLPFGAVNAPGQRYHPVIVAQAIATLGAMFPGRFWVALGSGEAMNEHVTGGKWPRKDVRDARLLECVAVIRALLAGEEVSHDGLVTVDRAKIYTLPEQQPALIAPAVSVATARNGAAWADGLVTINQPHDKLREMIAAYRDAGGLGTLALQVHVSWDPDPDRALGLAHDQWRSNVFPPPLCWDLDSPEAFEQASAHVTREDVTEAVRVSADLGQHTAWLQEYVDLGFDHVYLHHVGVEQRAFLDAFGEHVLPQLGVTAPFPAVAVQR, encoded by the coding sequence ATGCCGGTGATCGGATTCCACAACTCGCACGAGCAGGTCCATCCCTCGGTACTGCTCGACGCCGTCCGGCACGCCGAGGAGGTGGGCTTCACCGCCGCGATGTGCTCGGACCACCTCACCCCGTGGAACCCGCGGCAGGGGGAGTCGGGGTTCGCGTGGTCGTGGCTCGGCGCGGCGATGGCGACGACGTCCCTGCCGTTCGGCGCGGTGAACGCACCGGGCCAGCGCTACCACCCGGTGATCGTGGCGCAGGCGATCGCCACCCTGGGCGCGATGTTCCCGGGGCGGTTCTGGGTGGCCCTGGGCAGCGGTGAGGCCATGAACGAGCACGTCACCGGTGGCAAGTGGCCGCGCAAGGACGTGCGCGATGCCCGGCTGCTGGAGTGCGTGGCGGTCATCCGTGCGCTGCTGGCGGGGGAGGAGGTCAGCCACGACGGGCTGGTCACGGTCGACCGGGCGAAGATCTACACGCTGCCCGAGCAGCAGCCCGCCCTCATCGCCCCCGCGGTCAGCGTGGCCACCGCGCGGAACGGCGCCGCGTGGGCCGACGGCCTGGTGACCATCAACCAGCCGCACGACAAGCTGCGCGAGATGATCGCCGCCTACCGGGACGCAGGGGGGCTGGGGACGCTGGCCCTGCAGGTGCACGTCTCCTGGGACCCCGACCCCGACCGTGCGCTGGGCCTCGCGCACGACCAGTGGCGCAGCAACGTCTTCCCGCCCCCGCTGTGCTGGGACCTCGACAGCCCGGAGGCCTTCGAGCAGGCCAGCGCGCACGTGACCCGGGAGGACGTGACGGAGGCGGTCCGGGTGTCGGCCGACCTCGGCCAGCACACGGCCTGGCTCCAGGAGTACGTGGACCTGGGGTTCGACCACGTCTACCTGCACCACGTCGGGGTGGAGCAGCGGGCGTTCCTCGACGCCTTCGGCGAGCACGTCCTGCCCCAGCTCGGCGTCACGGCGCCGTTCCCCGCGGTGGCGGTGCAGCGGTGA
- a CDS encoding alpha-amylase family protein — MRITDTSDLWWKNAVVYCLDVETFMDWNGDGVGDLQGLAQRLDHLADLGVTCLWLMPFYPTAGRDDGYDITDYYGIDPRLGDHGDLVEMIRTANDRGIRVIADLVVNHTSDQHPWFRSAKESKDSPYRDFYVWRDDEPPDTSDQVVFPDAESGIWTHSPETGEWYLHRFYSEQPDLNVANPRVRDEIAKIMGFWLQLGLSGFRVDAVPFLLETAGLDEDSAARLPDPHEYLRALRAFLGRRTGSGVLLGEVNLPFEEQVRFFGGQDGDELTMQFDFNTMQQTYLSLARGDAGPLAGALAARPEIAPDSQWGTFVRNHDELTLDKLTDDERAEVFAAFGPEPRMQVYDRGLIRRLPPMLSGDPRRVRMVYSLLFALPGTPVLFYGEEIGMGEDLSAGSRLSVRTPMQWTGGVNGGFSRAPADRLTRPVVDGGFAPEFVNVADQRRHPGSLLSFMKLLVRRYRESPELGWGEFTVLDQPHPAVLALLCTWDDAALVTVHNLGPEPRAVPLTVPGCDSGHRLEDLLTSGSTGLGDDGAAELALEGYGYRWLRVVGEDSRRLL, encoded by the coding sequence GTGAGGATCACCGACACGTCGGACCTGTGGTGGAAGAACGCCGTCGTCTACTGCCTGGACGTCGAGACGTTCATGGACTGGAACGGCGACGGGGTCGGCGACCTGCAGGGCCTGGCGCAGCGGCTGGACCACCTCGCCGACCTGGGCGTCACCTGCCTGTGGCTGATGCCCTTCTACCCGACCGCCGGGCGGGACGACGGCTACGACATCACCGACTACTACGGGATCGACCCCCGGCTGGGCGACCACGGCGACCTGGTCGAGATGATCCGGACGGCGAACGACCGGGGGATCCGGGTGATCGCCGACCTGGTCGTCAACCACACCTCCGACCAGCACCCCTGGTTCCGGTCGGCGAAGGAGAGCAAGGACTCCCCGTACCGCGACTTCTACGTGTGGCGGGACGACGAGCCGCCGGACACCAGCGACCAGGTGGTCTTCCCCGACGCCGAGAGCGGCATCTGGACGCACAGCCCGGAGACGGGTGAGTGGTACCTGCACCGCTTCTACTCCGAGCAGCCCGACCTCAACGTGGCCAACCCCCGGGTCCGGGACGAGATCGCCAAGATCATGGGGTTCTGGCTGCAGCTGGGGCTGTCGGGGTTCCGCGTGGACGCCGTGCCGTTCCTGCTGGAGACCGCCGGGCTGGACGAGGACTCGGCCGCGCGGTTGCCCGACCCGCACGAGTACCTCCGGGCCCTGCGTGCCTTCCTCGGCCGGCGGACCGGCTCGGGCGTGCTGCTCGGCGAGGTGAACCTGCCCTTCGAGGAGCAGGTGCGATTCTTCGGCGGGCAGGACGGCGACGAGCTCACCATGCAGTTCGACTTCAACACCATGCAGCAGACCTACCTGTCCCTGGCCCGCGGCGACGCCGGACCGCTGGCCGGGGCGCTGGCCGCCCGGCCGGAGATCGCCCCGGACAGCCAGTGGGGCACGTTCGTGCGCAACCACGACGAGCTCACCCTGGACAAGCTGACCGACGACGAGCGCGCCGAGGTCTTCGCCGCGTTCGGTCCGGAGCCCCGGATGCAGGTCTACGACCGTGGCCTGATCCGCCGGCTGCCCCCGATGCTGTCCGGCGATCCGCGCCGCGTGCGGATGGTCTACAGCCTGCTGTTCGCCCTGCCGGGCACGCCGGTGCTCTTCTACGGCGAGGAGATCGGCATGGGGGAGGACCTCTCGGCCGGCAGCCGGCTGTCGGTGCGCACCCCCATGCAGTGGACCGGCGGGGTCAACGGCGGCTTCTCCCGGGCGCCGGCCGACCGGCTGACCCGGCCGGTGGTGGACGGCGGATTCGCCCCCGAGTTCGTCAACGTCGCCGACCAGCGCCGCCACCCCGGGTCGCTGCTGTCCTTCATGAAGCTGCTAGTCCGGCGCTACCGGGAATCCCCGGAGCTCGGCTGGGGCGAGTTCACGGTCCTCGACCAGCCGCACCCCGCGGTGCTGGCCCTGCTCTGCACCTGGGACGACGCGGCGCTGGTCACCGTGCACAACCTCGGGCCGGAGCCGCGCGCGGTGCCGCTGACCGTGCCCGGCTGCGACAGCGGCCACCGCCTGGAGGACCTGCTGACGTCCGGGAGCACCGGCCTGGGCGACGACGGCGCCGCAGAGCTGGCGCTGGAGGGGTACGGCTACCGCTGGCTGCGGGTGGTCGGCGAGGACAGCCGCCGGCTGCTCTGA
- a CDS encoding AEC family transporter, translating into MNAAALVLPEFALILIGLLLRRFAWRAPGFWVDLERLVYFVLFPALLFRTTLSADLAAAGSGGVLLAALGATGAGALLGAAVRWLPGVDRMTAASGWQTTYRFNTFIALALVDDLGIAALALMGVLLGVTVPLVNVLAVTALARSAPGGPAGGRGPGVLAAVVRNPLILATVAGLGGNLLGLTLPSPVDATLARLAAAALPLGLLAVGAALRLGGLPRGQRLMAAYLGAVKLLAVPAVALGLAVLLGVEGDQRFVVLAFAAVPPATASYVLAARMGGNGAFVAAQVSATTTAALLTLPLWLALTG; encoded by the coding sequence GTGAACGCGGCTGCACTGGTCCTGCCGGAGTTCGCCCTCATCCTCATCGGCCTGCTCCTCCGCCGTTTCGCGTGGCGGGCGCCGGGGTTCTGGGTCGACCTGGAGCGCCTCGTCTACTTCGTGCTCTTCCCGGCCCTCCTCTTCCGCACCACCCTGTCCGCCGATCTGGCCGCCGCGGGCTCCGGCGGGGTGCTGCTGGCCGCGCTGGGCGCCACCGGAGCGGGGGCCCTCCTGGGCGCGGCGGTCCGGTGGCTGCCGGGCGTCGACCGGATGACGGCGGCCTCGGGGTGGCAGACGACCTATCGGTTCAACACCTTCATCGCCCTCGCGCTGGTCGACGACCTCGGGATCGCGGCGCTGGCTCTCATGGGGGTGCTGCTCGGGGTCACGGTCCCGCTGGTCAACGTCCTGGCGGTCACGGCCCTGGCCCGCAGCGCGCCCGGCGGACCGGCCGGTGGACGCGGCCCGGGGGTCCTGGCCGCCGTCGTCCGCAACCCGTTGATCCTCGCCACGGTCGCGGGCCTGGGCGGCAACCTCCTCGGGCTGACGCTGCCGTCCCCGGTCGACGCGACGCTCGCCCGGCTGGCCGCCGCGGCGCTGCCGCTGGGGCTGCTCGCGGTCGGCGCGGCCCTGCGCCTGGGCGGCCTGCCGCGCGGGCAGCGCCTCATGGCCGCCTACCTCGGGGCGGTCAAGCTCCTCGCCGTGCCGGCGGTGGCCCTCGGCCTCGCGGTGCTGCTGGGCGTGGAGGGCGACCAGCGGTTCGTCGTCCTCGCCTTCGCCGCGGTGCCCCCCGCCACGGCGTCCTACGTCCTGGCCGCCCGGATGGGCGGGAACGGCGCCTTCGTGGCCGCGCAGGTGTCCGCGACGACGACGGCCGCGCTCCTCACCCTGCCGCTCTGGCTGGCACTCACCGGCTGA
- a CDS encoding sulfite exporter TauE/SafE family protein: MSVLEFGFLLLAGIGAGLSGSIAGLASLVSYPALLATGLPPVTANVTNTVALVLSAVGSVSASRPELRGQGRRLRPLLLAAALGGVTGAVLLLLTPSDAFERIVPWLIGGASVAILVQRPPRELAAAGAEHAPAPDPRWLPLGTFAVAIYGGYFGAAAGVLLLAMYLLSTGEGLPRGNAMKNVVLGVANGVAAVGFVVLADVAWSAALPLAIGFLLGGRLGPRVVRRAPQAALRAVIAVAGLALAVHLGIQAYS; this comes from the coding sequence ATGAGCGTTCTCGAGTTCGGGTTCCTGCTGCTGGCCGGGATAGGCGCCGGCCTGTCCGGCAGCATCGCGGGGCTCGCCTCGCTGGTGAGCTACCCGGCGCTGCTGGCCACCGGCCTCCCGCCGGTCACCGCGAACGTCACCAACACCGTGGCACTGGTGCTCAGCGCAGTCGGCTCGGTGAGCGCCTCCCGCCCGGAGCTGCGCGGGCAGGGCCGCCGGCTGCGGCCCCTGCTGCTCGCCGCCGCGCTCGGCGGCGTCACCGGGGCGGTGCTGCTGCTGCTCACGCCCTCGGACGCGTTCGAGCGGATAGTCCCGTGGCTGATCGGCGGAGCCTCGGTGGCCATCCTGGTGCAGCGGCCGCCGCGGGAGCTGGCCGCCGCGGGAGCGGAGCACGCGCCCGCTCCTGATCCGCGGTGGCTGCCGCTGGGCACCTTCGCCGTGGCCATCTACGGCGGCTACTTCGGCGCCGCCGCCGGCGTGCTGCTGCTGGCGATGTACCTGCTCTCCACCGGCGAGGGCCTCCCCCGCGGCAACGCCATGAAGAACGTCGTCCTGGGAGTCGCCAACGGCGTCGCGGCCGTCGGCTTCGTCGTCCTCGCCGACGTCGCGTGGTCGGCCGCGCTGCCGCTGGCGATCGGTTTCCTGCTCGGCGGCCGGCTCGGGCCCCGCGTGGTGCGGCGGGCCCCGCAGGCCGCGCTGCGCGCGGTGATCGCCGTCGCCGGGCTCGCCCTCGCCGTCCACCTCGGCATCCAGGCCTACTCCTGA